A single Vigna radiata var. radiata cultivar VC1973A chromosome 8, Vradiata_ver6, whole genome shotgun sequence DNA region contains:
- the LOC106769988 gene encoding putative UPF0481 protein At3g02645 produces MSMSRSTSLDSTTHYTDEQWVVDICDTLVALSATELDLKYSHPVCICEVPESLTSTMKEDYVPQFVGLGPYHHFREGLVFTDHQKLAAARRVLRHFVPSNSINLFQHRISNFDTHIQTFFHPDVASTYNLPTLSYVLTVDGLFVLAFITLLKRENRKLGFSYFLTGKLGMPLFNDVGRELTVNALIREVFKLENQIPFYVFRQISGVNNNEINSDSMSLSLASNLKNFCKKECPFVNLKELPGRVALEGYHHLLDLMYHLVVPNHQSEPVSHPDSKVESEDESEDEQQVPAEAPTQVQGEDPAVETETKAEDNAACFSVCHRILLFLVASCIVIWFMITVVLKLFLWVITSIFRKIQRVLRFLFSVVLKALRPLWGVVVRLGKRLNPALGWLHAALTKLEGKINHPILKPLTQVVGRLEVITKTIESAESGVPRVVMIPSVKELRKAGILFRPAESGISSIDFDERKCVFYLPCIRLDVNTEVIIRNLVAYETLIKSSTPLVFTRYVELMRAIIDTPEDVKILVDSEIIESKLKNEDMADIFNRMNKPIRPTKTPNLDKVIYKVNAMFYSKEKHKRVVSKYTSGSFLTAIGGLVFLGFTALQTYCTVLNCSSSSRLAQFPTHLDDYGRNHYFISSF; encoded by the coding sequence ATGTCGATGAGCAGAAGCACAAGCCTGGACTCAACAACACACTACACCGATGAGCAGTGGGTGGTGGACATATGTGACACGCTGGTGGCGCTTTCCGCCACCGAACTTGATTTGAAATATTCTCACCCAGTTTGCATCTGCGAAGTGCCGGAATCGCTGACCTCCACCATGAAGGAAGATTATGTCCCTCAGTTTGTAGGACTTGGCCCTTACCATCACTTCCGAGAAGGCCTCGTCTTCACAGATCACCAGAAGTTGGCCGCAGCCAGAAGGGTCCTCCGCCACTTCGTCCCCAGCAACAGCATCAACCTATTCCAACACCGCATCTCAAACTTTGACACACACATCCAAACCTTCTTCCATCCTGACGTCGCATCCACGTATAATCTTCCCACCCTCTCCTACGTTCTCACCGTCGATGGCTTGTTCGTGCTGGCTTTCATTACGCTTCTCAAACGTGAAAACCGTAAATTGGGATTCTCTTACTTCTTAACCGGAAAACTCGGGATGCCCCTCTTTAACGACGTCGGTCGAGAGCTCACCGTGAACGCTCTTATCAGGGAGGTTTTCAAGCTTGAAAACCAAATTCCCTTTTATGTTTTCAGGCAGATCAGTGGAGTCAACAACAACGAAATTAATTCAGATTCTATGAGTCTTTCCCTCGCTTCAAACTTGAAAAATTTCTGTAAAAAAGAATGCCCATTTGTCAACTTAAAAGAGCTCCCCGGTCGTGTTGCCCTAGAAGGGTATCATCATTTGTTGGACCTCATGTACCATTTAGTTGTTCCTAACCATCAGTCTGAACCTGTATCCCATCCGGACTCTAAGGTCGAGTCTGAGGATGAATCCGAGGACGAGCAGCAGGTTCCGGCCGAGGCTCCGACTCAGGTTCAGGGTGAAGATCCGGCTGTTGAGACTGAAACCAAGGCTGAGGATAATGCAGCATGCTTTTCCGTATGCCACAGAATACTGCTGTTCTTGGTGGCTTCATGCATTGTTATCTGGTTTATGATTACGGTCGTTCTGAAGCTGTTCTTATGGGTGATAACTTCTATATTCCGTAAGATTCAACGGGTGTTACGTTTTTTATTCAGTGTGGTTCTGAAGGCGCTACGCCCTCTATGGGGCGTGGTAGTGCGATTGGGGAAACGCTTGAACCCTGCGCTTGGTTGGTTACACGCTGCCCTAACCAAGTTGGAAGGTAAAATAAACCATCCGATCCTGAAACCTTTGACACAAGTGGTTGGACGTCTTGAAGTTATCACGAAAACGATTGAATCAGCAGAATCAGGTGTTCCACGGGTTGTGATGATTCCATCTGTGAAAGAACTGAGGAAAGCTGGGATTTTGTTCCGACCGGCTGAAAGTGGCATCTCATCCATTGATTTCGATGAACGAAAGTGCGTATTTTACTTGCCTTGCATAAGATTGGATGTGAACACAGAAGTGATAATTAGAAACCTTGTGGCTTACGAGACGTTAATAAAATCCAGCACCCCATTGGTGTTCACGAGGTACGTTGAGTTAATGAGAGCGATTATAGACACTCCTGAGGATGTGAAGATTTTGGTTGACAGCGAAATCATTGAGAGCAAGTTGAAGAATGAAGATATGGCGGACATTTTCAATAGGATGAACAAACCGATTAGGCCTACGAAGACTCCGAATTTGGATAAAGTGATTTACAAAGTTAACGCCATGTTCTACAGTAAAGAGAAGCATAAAAGGGTTGTGTCCAAGTATACATCTGGATCATTCTTAACAGCCATTGGAGGTCTCGTATTTTTGGGTTTTACGGCTCTCCAAACTTATTGCACCGTTCTCAACTGCTCTTCTTCCTCCAGACTTGCTCAATTTCCTACTCATTTGGATGATTATGGTAGAAATCACTATTTCATAAGCTCTTTCTAA